CCTTTCTCAATAGCTTACTTCTAGGAATGCTCAATGCTTGATGCTATTATATACAGTAGGAAAATAATCTGGAAGTACGCACTTCTAAGTTCTATAGGATGATACAGGTGCCATAGGAACATGGAAGTGCCCTAGGTAGATTCCCTAGAAACTGATCTGAGTAATGAATTGAAGTGATGGGTTGTTCTGAGCAAACGAAGCCTTCTAAAGGAGGATTAAGAAATGACTGAACAGACAAAAAATAGGGTTCAAAAGAAGTATCAAGTTGGAGTGGAAGCGGCTTTAGAGGTGATGGGAGGGAAATGGAAGCCTTTAATTATCTACCATCTGATGACAGGACGGAAACGAACGTCTGAGTTTCGTCGGTTAATACCCGGCATTACACAAAAAATGCTGACCACTCAGCTCAGAGGCCTAGAAAAGGATGAGATCGTTACACGAAAGGTTTATAATGAAATCCCTCCTAAAGTAGAGTATGAGTTAACGGACTACGGCTGGGGATTAAAACCCGCGCTAGACCATTTATGCTACTGGGGAGAGGATCACCTGGATAAGATTCATGGAGACAAATTCAAGGTTTTGGAAGAATTCTAAGGCTGCTGTATAGAGTAACTTTAAGCTGATATTAAGCCCTCACAAAGTATTCAATTAGAATAGCTTGCGAGGGCTTAACTATCGCAGGGTAATATAACAGACTAACTGTCGGTCATTCCGTTATCATAACTTAATTGCCATTCAATTCCGAACTTATCTTTAAGGCTACCGTAACATTTGCTCCAGAATGTTTCTTGAAGTTCCATGTTTACGGTTCCTCCTTCTTTTAATTTATGAAAGTACGATCGAATTTTCTCTTCGTCCTTATTGACGATGGCGAGGCTGATGTTGTTTCCGGCTACGAATGGCATACCAGGAAAAACGTCTGAAAACATGACATTACTACCATCAATTTGAAGCCGCGTGTGCATGACCAGATTTTTGGCTTCTTCTTGTAGAGGATAATCAGGATTGGGCGGTGCTTCACCGAACGTCATAATTTGTGGTTTCTCAGTCCCAAATGCCTCTGCGTAAAACTCCGCTGCTTCACGACAGTTTCCATTAAAGTTAAGATAAACATCAACAGACATGTGTTTCACTCCTTTAAGAATCATTATTTTTCCATACTATATGGCCTTATCTCATTATTAACCTGCAAACTAACAAAAATACAGTAAGATCCGTTTTGCGAAAGTATTTGCGGCTTAACATGTTCAATTTTTAAAACAAATGGGCATTATATTCAAAGTAATGGTATGATAGCTTAGTTAAATCTGAACGACTAGTAATGGAGTGATCATATGGGTGGAAAAAGCAAGGGCGGCGGGACCGGCAGAGGCACAGGTAGTAAGGGATGGACACGTTGGAACAAAACTGCGAAGCCAGTAAGGACAAAAAGCGCTTCTACAAGCGCACCGGGAAGCAAAGCGGCAGGTGGCACAAAAGGCGGCACTGCCAAACCAACAAGGAATAAAAACGGCGGCAACAGTAGCAAATAAGCCGGGAAAGTATAAGTTGTCGTAAACGGCGAACATCTGATTAAGCAAGAACAATCAGGTGTTTTTTTAATTATTTTATTTAAACTCACATATTATAATCAGAAGCAGGTGAATCGTGAGAATTAACAAGTACATCAGTGAGACAGGATTCTGCTCA
The Paenibacillus peoriae DNA segment above includes these coding regions:
- a CDS encoding winged helix-turn-helix transcriptional regulator, which codes for MTEQTKNRVQKKYQVGVEAALEVMGGKWKPLIIYHLMTGRKRTSEFRRLIPGITQKMLTTQLRGLEKDEIVTRKVYNEIPPKVEYELTDYGWGLKPALDHLCYWGEDHLDKIHGDKFKVLEEF
- a CDS encoding VOC family protein, with translation MSVDVYLNFNGNCREAAEFYAEAFGTEKPQIMTFGEAPPNPDYPLQEEAKNLVMHTRLQIDGSNVMFSDVFPGMPFVAGNNISLAIVNKDEEKIRSYFHKLKEGGTVNMELQETFWSKCYGSLKDKFGIEWQLSYDNGMTDS
- a CDS encoding DUF3934 family protein, translating into MGGKSKGGGTGRGTGSKGWTRWNKTAKPVRTKSASTSAPGSKAAGGTKGGTAKPTRNKNGGNSSK